The following coding sequences lie in one Treponema socranskii subsp. buccale genomic window:
- a CDS encoding 2-hydroxyacyl-CoA dehydratase: MAVTQSALHNELLPIRIGIDVGSTTVKIAVLDDDDTLIYSAYERHRADIRSTIISVVNKALDFLEKNIAGGAERAVTVKVTGSGGLSVSQWLSVPFIQEVIAATTAVKTIIPLTDVVIELGGEDAKITYFKGGVEQRMNGTCAGGTGAFIDQMAALLETDADGLNTLAKDAHTIYPIAARCGVFAKTDVQPLINEGARREDIAASIFQAVVNQTISGLACGKPIRGHVAFLGGPLHFMDQLRERFIVTLKLKDDEIIVPENSQLFVAQGCAYSADRRYSGMPDFAFPTVADFRSSLSNLVGAELSEVQRLEPLFKSQSDLDEFVNRHAKEKAKRGDLDSVKGPVFLGLDAGSTTTKAVLIDQEGRILWDFYAANAGNPVDLAVKVLKGLYARLPKDVYIARAVSTGYGEALFQAALNVDAGEVETITHFRAADFFVPGVEFLLDIGGQDMKCLRMKDGAIVSIQLNEACSSGCGSFLDNFARTMGMDVREFSKRALLAEKPVDLGSRCTVFMNSRVKQAQKEGASVADISAGLSYSVIKNALFKVIKLRKASDIGTKVVVQGGTFNNDAVLRAFENISGVHVFRPDVAGLMGAYGSALIAYDQWLDLSAPKPEEGPDAPRHEIRSGIATLSDLESFSVKLDLRRCGKCQNNCLLTINTFSTGGFERKFVTGNRCERGAELDGNVLDASNKKATNIEAGKEAKLPNMFAWKYARLFNDYVPLRAEDAPMGEVGIPRVLNMYENYPLWFTFFTSLGFRVRLSSRSSRTVYEKGLETIPSESVCYPGKISHGHVESLLQQGIKFIFYPCAPYEQQEDSTAGNHYNCPIVTSYPEVLRNNIDSLRQDTSILYMDPFLPIYDKDRLAVRLAEELIPHFPELTKERISRAVDEAWAEQEKFRRDTEEKGVEAIEETIRRGANGIVLAGRPYHLDPEINHGIPELINDLGLAVFTEDSVAHLGSIERPLRIIDQWTYHNRLYRAASFVAGMPNLELVQLTSFGCGLDAVTADQVDEIMRAKGRMYTLIKIDEGANLGAVRIRIRSLIAAVKERERRHQKPVVKSAAYRKQVFTKEMKYTHTIIAPQMSPIHFRLFQKAFEYSGYKFVVLDAVDPHAVDIGLRFVNNDACYPSILVTGQMIAALESGKYDLNHTSLIISQTGGGCRATNYIGFIRRALNDAGWGHIPVLSLNANGLEQNPGFKVTLPLLERLIMSSMIGDVLMRVLYRTRPYEKVQGSANALYEKWNGRAEIQLRSLSVRGFHKLVKNIIDDFDALPLLPIKKPRIGIVGEILVKFHPTANNQIVDTIEREGAEAVMPDMVNFFLYTFSTGIFRHEKLAFPKKTETIARLLVWFTESFRKPIEKYLRKSRRFDAPETIYEQMKSVDDIVQLGNITGEGWFLTAEMVELIKTGVPSIACVQPFACLPNHVTGKGMIKELRRRFPGANISAIDYDPGSSEVNQLNRLKLLLSNAPIGKHPDENEEGMIVMSDGSLVKPEIRFAEGAVSFTDFEPVAAGNRPPVLAPVHA; this comes from the coding sequence ATGGCAGTAACACAAAGTGCTTTACATAATGAATTGCTTCCGATCCGTATCGGCATCGATGTCGGCTCGACGACCGTAAAGATCGCCGTACTCGACGACGACGATACGCTCATATACAGCGCCTACGAACGTCACCGTGCCGATATCCGCAGTACGATCATATCCGTCGTAAACAAAGCTCTCGATTTTCTCGAAAAAAATATCGCGGGAGGAGCGGAGCGGGCGGTTACCGTCAAAGTGACCGGTTCGGGAGGATTGTCCGTGTCGCAGTGGCTTTCCGTTCCGTTTATTCAGGAAGTTATCGCGGCGACGACTGCCGTCAAAACGATTATACCGCTCACCGATGTCGTCATCGAACTCGGCGGCGAAGATGCGAAGATTACGTATTTTAAAGGCGGGGTCGAGCAGCGCATGAACGGTACGTGCGCGGGCGGTACCGGCGCCTTTATCGATCAGATGGCCGCTCTCCTTGAAACGGACGCCGACGGTCTCAATACGCTTGCAAAAGACGCGCACACGATCTACCCGATTGCCGCACGTTGCGGCGTTTTTGCGAAAACCGACGTGCAGCCGCTCATCAACGAAGGCGCCCGCCGCGAAGATATCGCCGCATCCATTTTTCAAGCCGTCGTCAACCAAACGATTTCCGGTCTTGCGTGCGGAAAACCGATACGCGGTCATGTCGCGTTTTTGGGCGGCCCGCTTCACTTTATGGATCAGCTGCGTGAACGCTTTATCGTTACGCTGAAATTAAAAGACGACGAAATCATCGTCCCGGAAAATTCCCAGCTTTTCGTCGCGCAGGGCTGCGCGTATTCGGCCGACCGCCGCTATTCGGGTATGCCGGATTTTGCTTTTCCGACGGTTGCCGATTTCAGAAGCAGCCTTTCGAACCTCGTCGGTGCGGAACTGAGCGAAGTGCAGCGCTTGGAGCCGCTGTTTAAAAGTCAAAGCGATCTCGACGAATTTGTCAATCGGCATGCAAAAGAAAAAGCGAAGCGCGGTGATTTGGATTCTGTCAAAGGTCCTGTTTTTCTCGGCCTCGATGCGGGTTCCACGACGACCAAAGCCGTGCTTATCGATCAGGAAGGAAGGATCCTGTGGGATTTTTATGCGGCGAACGCGGGCAATCCCGTAGACCTTGCCGTCAAAGTTTTAAAAGGCTTGTATGCGCGGCTTCCGAAAGACGTGTACATCGCGCGTGCGGTTTCGACCGGTTACGGAGAAGCGCTCTTTCAGGCGGCGCTCAACGTCGATGCGGGCGAAGTCGAAACGATAACGCATTTCCGCGCGGCGGACTTTTTCGTGCCGGGCGTCGAATTTTTGCTCGACATCGGCGGGCAGGATATGAAATGCCTTCGCATGAAAGACGGCGCCATCGTTTCCATTCAATTGAACGAAGCCTGCTCTTCCGGCTGCGGCAGCTTTCTCGACAACTTTGCGCGCACGATGGGTATGGATGTACGCGAGTTCAGCAAAAGGGCGCTGCTCGCCGAAAAGCCCGTCGACTTGGGAAGCCGGTGCACCGTATTTATGAACAGCCGCGTCAAACAGGCGCAAAAAGAAGGCGCATCCGTCGCCGACATCTCCGCGGGTCTTTCGTATTCGGTTATTAAAAATGCGCTTTTCAAAGTTATTAAATTGCGCAAGGCGAGCGACATCGGCACGAAAGTCGTCGTGCAGGGCGGTACGTTCAACAACGACGCCGTGCTGCGCGCGTTCGAAAATATTTCGGGCGTGCACGTATTCCGTCCCGATGTTGCAGGTCTCATGGGCGCTTACGGTTCGGCGCTCATCGCCTACGATCAGTGGCTCGACCTTTCGGCTCCGAAGCCCGAAGAAGGGCCGGACGCTCCTCGTCATGAAATCCGTTCGGGCATCGCCACGCTTTCGGATCTTGAGTCGTTCAGCGTCAAGCTCGATCTCCGCCGCTGCGGCAAATGCCAAAACAACTGCCTTTTGACGATCAACACGTTCTCTACCGGCGGCTTCGAGCGAAAGTTCGTAACGGGCAACCGCTGCGAGCGTGGAGCCGAACTCGACGGCAATGTCCTCGACGCGAGCAATAAAAAAGCGACGAATATCGAAGCGGGAAAAGAAGCGAAGCTTCCGAATATGTTCGCGTGGAAATACGCGCGGCTTTTTAACGATTACGTTCCGCTCCGCGCCGAAGATGCGCCGATGGGAGAAGTCGGTATCCCGCGCGTACTCAATATGTACGAAAATTATCCGCTGTGGTTTACGTTTTTCACTTCGCTCGGTTTCCGCGTGCGCCTTTCTTCCCGATCGTCGCGTACGGTTTACGAAAAAGGGCTTGAAACGATTCCGTCGGAGTCGGTGTGCTATCCGGGAAAGATTTCTCACGGACACGTCGAAAGCCTTTTGCAGCAGGGCATAAAATTTATTTTCTATCCCTGCGCGCCCTACGAACAGCAGGAAGATTCGACTGCGGGCAATCACTATAATTGTCCCATCGTCACAAGCTATCCCGAAGTGCTGCGCAACAATATCGATTCGCTGAGGCAGGACACTTCCATTTTGTACATGGATCCGTTTTTGCCGATTTACGATAAAGACCGTCTGGCCGTGCGCTTGGCCGAAGAGCTTATCCCGCACTTTCCGGAATTGACGAAAGAGCGCATCTCGCGCGCGGTCGACGAAGCGTGGGCGGAACAGGAAAAGTTTCGGCGCGATACGGAAGAAAAGGGTGTCGAAGCGATCGAAGAAACGATCAGGCGCGGCGCAAACGGCATCGTGCTCGCAGGCCGTCCGTATCACCTCGATCCCGAAATCAATCACGGCATTCCCGAACTGATAAACGATTTGGGACTTGCGGTCTTTACCGAAGACAGCGTCGCGCATTTGGGCAGCATCGAGCGGCCGCTTCGCATCATCGATCAGTGGACGTATCATAATCGATTATACCGGGCGGCTTCCTTTGTCGCCGGCATGCCGAATCTCGAACTCGTGCAGCTCACGAGTTTCGGCTGCGGGCTGGACGCGGTTACAGCCGATCAGGTTGATGAAATCATGCGCGCAAAGGGACGCATGTATACGCTTATTAAAATCGATGAAGGTGCGAACTTGGGCGCGGTACGCATCCGCATCCGCTCGCTCATCGCCGCGGTAAAGGAGCGCGAGAGGCGGCATCAAAAGCCCGTCGTAAAGAGCGCCGCGTACCGAAAGCAAGTGTTTACGAAAGAGATGAAGTACACGCACACGATCATCGCTCCTCAGATGTCGCCGATCCACTTCCGCCTCTTTCAAAAAGCCTTCGAATATTCCGGCTATAAATTCGTCGTACTCGATGCGGTCGATCCGCACGCCGTCGACATAGGTTTGAGATTTGTCAACAACGACGCGTGTTATCCGTCGATCCTCGTCACGGGGCAAATGATAGCCGCTCTCGAATCGGGCAAATACGATTTGAATCACACATCCCTCATCATTTCGCAGACGGGAGGCGGCTGCCGCGCGACGAATTACATCGGCTTTATCAGGCGCGCTTTAAATGATGCGGGCTGGGGTCACATCCCCGTCCTTTCGCTGAACGCGAACGGTCTCGAACAAAATCCGGGATTTAAAGTGACGCTTCCTCTCCTCGAACGGCTCATCATGAGTTCGATGATAGGAGATGTGCTCATGCGCGTTTTGTACCGGACGCGCCCTTACGAAAAAGTGCAGGGCTCGGCGAACGCGCTGTACGAAAAATGGAACGGCAGGGCGGAGATTCAGCTGCGCTCCCTTTCGGTCCGCGGTTTTCACAAACTTGTCAAAAACATCATCGACGATTTCGATGCGCTGCCGCTTTTGCCGATCAAAAAACCGCGCATCGGCATAGTCGGAGAAATCCTCGTCAAATTCCATCCGACGGCGAACAATCAGATCGTCGATACGATCGAGCGCGAAGGCGCGGAAGCGGTTATGCCCGACATGGTGAACTTTTTCCTGTATACGTTTTCGACCGGCATTTTCCGTCACGAAAAACTCGCGTTCCCGAAAAAGACCGAAACGATTGCGCGCCTTCTCGTGTGGTTTACGGAGTCGTTCAGAAAGCCGATTGAAAAATATCTCCGCAAAAGCCGGCGCTTCGACGCGCCCGAAACGATATACGAGCAGATGAAAAGCGTCGACGACATCGTCCAGCTCGGAAACATCACGGGCGAAGGCTGGTTCCTCACGGCGGAGATGGTCGAACTCATCAAAACGGGAGTGCCGAGCATCGCGTGTGTGCAGCCCTTTGCCTGTCTTCCGAATCACGTTACCGGAAAGGGTATGATAAAAGAGCTCCGCCGGCGCTTTCCCGGTGCGAATATCAGCGCGATCGATTACGATCCGGGTTCGAGTGAAGTCAATCAGCTCAACCGTTTAAAGCTTTTGCTGTCGAACGCGCCGATCGGAAAGCATCCCGACGAAAACGAAGAGGGTATGATCGTGATGAGTGACGGCTCTCTCGTAAAGCCCGAAATACGTTTTGCCGAAGGGGCCGTAAGCTTTACCGATTTCGAACCCGTTGCAGCAGGGAACCGTCCTCCGGTGCTTGCGCCGGTGCATGCATGA
- the hcp gene encoding hydroxylamine reductase — protein sequence MDAKMFCFQCQETAGGKGCTVSGVCGKKPDVAAMQDLLIYVTKGLSCVTTKMRQAGLPVSKDVNHLVTLNLFTTITNANFDRESIIKRIEETLAVTERLLPSVSGGEGLPEAATWKGDVSSFDAKASTVGVLATSDEDVRSLRELIIYGLKGLSAYSKHANALLQDDEEVDAFIQKALSKTLDESLSVDDLVSLTLETGKYGVQGMALLDKANTGAYGNPEVTTVNIGVRKNPGILISGHDMKDMEMLLEQTQGTGVDVYTHSEMLPANYYPAFKKYPHFVGNYGNAWWKQKEEFEKFHGPVLMTTNCVVIPPDSYKDRLWTTGATGVPGCRHIPGSYGEKKDFSAIIEQAKSCEPPEEIESGTIVGGFAHEQVFALADKIVAAVKSGAIRKFIVMGGCDGRMKSREYYTEFAKRLPKDVVILTAGCAKYKYNKLNLGDIGGIPRVLDAGQCNDSYSLALIALKLKEIFGLDDINKLPLAFNIAWYEQKAVIVLLALLYLGVKNIHVGPTLPAFLSPNVLNVLVKNFGLATIGTVDDDLKLFLGE from the coding sequence ATGGATGCTAAGATGTTTTGTTTCCAATGTCAGGAAACTGCGGGCGGCAAAGGCTGCACCGTTTCGGGTGTCTGCGGTAAAAAGCCCGATGTGGCGGCGATGCAGGATTTGCTTATCTATGTGACGAAGGGGCTTTCGTGCGTAACGACGAAGATGCGCCAAGCGGGGCTTCCTGTAAGTAAAGACGTCAATCATCTCGTAACGCTCAATTTATTTACGACGATTACGAATGCGAACTTCGACAGAGAGTCGATTATTAAGCGGATCGAAGAGACGCTTGCTGTGACCGAGCGTCTTTTGCCTTCAGTATCGGGCGGGGAGGGTCTTCCGGAAGCTGCGACATGGAAAGGCGATGTTTCGAGTTTCGATGCGAAAGCTTCGACGGTCGGCGTTCTCGCTACGAGCGATGAAGACGTTCGCTCTCTGCGCGAACTCATCATATACGGTTTGAAAGGGCTTTCGGCGTATTCGAAGCATGCGAACGCGCTCTTGCAGGACGACGAAGAAGTCGATGCCTTTATTCAAAAGGCGCTTTCGAAAACGCTCGATGAAAGTCTTTCGGTCGACGATCTCGTCTCCCTTACGCTTGAAACGGGAAAATACGGCGTTCAGGGTATGGCGCTTTTGGATAAAGCGAATACGGGCGCGTACGGAAATCCCGAAGTGACGACGGTCAATATCGGTGTGCGGAAAAATCCCGGCATTTTGATTTCGGGGCACGATATGAAAGATATGGAAATGCTTTTGGAACAGACGCAGGGGACGGGCGTCGACGTGTACACGCATTCCGAAATGCTTCCGGCGAATTACTATCCCGCATTTAAAAAATATCCGCACTTTGTCGGAAACTACGGAAACGCGTGGTGGAAACAAAAAGAAGAATTCGAAAAATTTCACGGACCCGTTTTGATGACGACGAACTGTGTCGTGATTCCTCCCGACAGCTACAAAGATCGCTTGTGGACGACGGGCGCGACGGGTGTTCCCGGCTGCCGTCACATTCCCGGTTCTTACGGCGAAAAAAAAGATTTTTCGGCGATCATCGAACAGGCGAAAAGCTGCGAGCCGCCGGAAGAGATCGAAAGCGGAACGATCGTCGGAGGATTCGCGCACGAGCAGGTTTTTGCGCTTGCCGATAAAATCGTCGCTGCGGTAAAATCCGGTGCGATCAGAAAATTCATCGTGATGGGCGGCTGCGACGGAAGGATGAAGTCGCGCGAATACTATACCGAATTCGCAAAGCGGCTTCCGAAAGACGTCGTCATTTTGACGGCGGGCTGCGCAAAGTACAAATACAATAAATTGAATCTCGGCGATATCGGCGGCATTCCGCGAGTTCTGGATGCGGGGCAGTGCAACGATTCGTATTCGCTCGCGCTCATCGCGCTCAAGCTCAAAGAGATTTTCGGTCTCGACGATATCAATAAACTGCCGCTCGCGTTCAATATCGCGTGGTACGAGCAAAAGGCCGTCATCGTACTCCTTGCGCTTTTGTACCTCGGCGTAAAAAACATTCACGTCGGGCCGACGCTCCCGGCGTTTTTGTCGCCGAATGTTTTGAACGTGCTTGTAAAGAATTTCGGTCTTGCGACGATCGGCACCGTCGACGACGATTTGAAATTGTTTTTGGGCGAATAA